In Arthrobacter sp. MN05-02, one genomic interval encodes:
- the ileS gene encoding isoleucine--tRNA ligase — MPQIYPKAVSPDDSGTSPGTSASPRFPDLEERVLRYWQEDGTFQASIDARDPGVDGSNEFVFYDGPPFANGLPHYGHLLTGYAKDLVGRYQTQRGHRVERRFGWDTHGLPAELEAMKQLGMTDKQQILAMGIDNFNDAARASVMKYAGEWRDYVTRQARWVDFDNDYKTLNPEYMESVLWAFKTLHEKGLTYSGYRVLPYCWNDETPLSNHELRMDEDVYQDRQDQTVTVTFPILAGATALSKELAGVQALAWTTTPWTLPTNAALAVGPDISYVVVSGERDGEAGRYLLAEDLLGSYARDLGFADADAAREAVTSRHFGTELEGLTYEPLWDYLADPEEGGYRNAFRILVADYVTTTDGTGLVHQAPAYGEEDQKVCEDAGIQVILSVDEGAKFLPMFARGPLAEIVGLQVFDANRHITRVLKSEGRLVRQASYVHSYPHCWRCRNPLIYRAVSSWYVEVTKIRDRMVELNQDITWIPGNVKDGQFGKWLANARDWSISRNRFWGSPIPVWESDDPECPRTDVYGSLAELQADFGRLPLNKQGEVDLHRPFIDELTRPNPDDPTGRSTMRRVEDVLDVWFDSGSMPYGQVHYPFENEQWFDTHNPADFIVEYIGQTRGWFYMLHILSTALFDRPAFRNVISHGIVLGSDGQKMSKSLRNYPDVSEVFDRDGSDAMRWFLMASPILRGGNLVVTEQGIRDGVRQVLLPLWNVWHFFSLYTNAAAGGAGYEARTVTPEAAARLDEPIDRYILANTGNLVREITEALDAFSISDACESLRRYLDTLTNWYVRRSRQRFFDEDTDAFDVLYTCLEAVCRVAAPLLPLVTEEIWRGLTGGRSVHLTDWPEAAAFPAAPDLVEQMDRTRQVCSVGSSLRKAANLRVRLPLRELTVVAPGAAALSGQYSAIIADELNLKGVRLVDSADAEPAEFGITQRLVVNARAAGPRLGRNVQAAIKASKSGDWSVDDDGGVTAGGLGLEPHEYTLDTVVEGNGAASKAVTVLPGGGFLVLDTEVTEELAAEGTARDAIRAVQQARRDADLDISDRITTTIGVAPEQVAALEANADLIRAETLTVELRITAAEDAGSDFSITVGKREQQHG, encoded by the coding sequence ATGCCGCAGATCTACCCCAAAGCAGTGTCGCCCGACGACAGTGGTACGTCTCCCGGAACCAGCGCGTCCCCGCGCTTCCCCGACCTCGAAGAGCGCGTGCTCCGCTACTGGCAGGAGGACGGCACCTTCCAGGCATCCATCGACGCCCGCGACCCCGGCGTCGACGGATCCAACGAGTTCGTGTTCTACGACGGCCCACCGTTCGCCAACGGGCTGCCGCACTACGGGCACCTGCTCACCGGCTACGCGAAGGACCTCGTGGGCCGCTACCAGACGCAGCGCGGCCACCGCGTGGAGCGGCGGTTCGGCTGGGACACGCACGGCCTGCCCGCCGAGCTCGAGGCCATGAAGCAGCTCGGGATGACGGACAAGCAGCAGATCCTCGCCATGGGCATCGACAACTTCAACGACGCCGCCCGGGCCTCCGTCATGAAGTACGCGGGGGAGTGGCGTGACTACGTGACCCGCCAGGCGCGCTGGGTGGACTTCGACAACGACTACAAGACCCTCAACCCCGAGTACATGGAGTCCGTCCTCTGGGCCTTCAAGACGCTCCACGAGAAGGGCCTGACCTACAGCGGGTACCGGGTGCTGCCGTACTGCTGGAACGACGAGACGCCCCTGTCCAACCATGAGCTGCGCATGGACGAGGACGTGTACCAGGACCGGCAGGACCAGACCGTCACGGTCACGTTCCCGATCCTCGCCGGCGCAACCGCCCTGTCGAAGGAGCTCGCGGGCGTGCAGGCCCTCGCCTGGACCACGACGCCGTGGACGCTGCCCACCAATGCCGCGCTCGCCGTCGGGCCCGACATCTCCTACGTGGTCGTCAGCGGCGAGCGCGACGGCGAGGCCGGCCGCTACCTGCTGGCGGAGGACCTCCTGGGCAGCTACGCCAGGGACCTCGGCTTCGCCGACGCCGACGCCGCACGCGAAGCCGTCACGTCCCGCCACTTCGGGACCGAACTGGAAGGGCTCACCTACGAGCCGCTGTGGGACTACCTCGCCGATCCCGAGGAGGGCGGCTACCGCAACGCCTTCCGCATCCTCGTGGCGGACTACGTCACGACGACGGATGGCACCGGCCTCGTCCACCAGGCACCCGCCTACGGCGAGGAGGACCAGAAGGTCTGCGAGGACGCCGGCATCCAGGTGATCCTCTCGGTCGACGAGGGCGCGAAGTTCCTGCCGATGTTCGCCCGGGGCCCGCTCGCGGAGATCGTCGGGCTGCAGGTCTTCGACGCGAACCGGCACATCACCCGCGTGCTGAAGTCCGAGGGACGCCTCGTACGCCAGGCCAGCTACGTGCACAGCTACCCGCACTGCTGGCGGTGCCGCAACCCGCTCATCTACCGTGCCGTGTCCTCGTGGTACGTCGAGGTGACCAAGATCCGTGACCGCATGGTGGAGCTCAACCAGGACATCACCTGGATCCCCGGCAACGTCAAGGACGGCCAGTTCGGCAAGTGGCTCGCCAACGCGCGCGACTGGTCCATCAGCCGCAACCGCTTCTGGGGCAGCCCCATCCCGGTCTGGGAGTCGGACGACCCCGAGTGCCCGCGCACGGACGTGTACGGCTCGCTCGCCGAACTGCAGGCCGATTTCGGCAGGCTCCCGCTGAACAAGCAGGGCGAGGTGGACCTCCATCGTCCGTTCATCGACGAACTCACCCGGCCCAACCCGGACGATCCGACCGGCCGGTCCACGATGCGCCGCGTGGAGGACGTCCTCGACGTCTGGTTCGACTCCGGATCGATGCCCTACGGCCAGGTGCACTACCCGTTCGAGAACGAGCAGTGGTTCGACACGCACAACCCCGCGGATTTCATCGTCGAGTACATCGGCCAGACCCGCGGCTGGTTCTACATGCTGCACATCCTGTCCACGGCGCTGTTCGACCGTCCGGCGTTCCGCAACGTCATCAGCCACGGGATCGTGCTCGGCTCGGACGGGCAGAAGATGTCCAAGAGCCTGCGCAACTACCCGGACGTCTCCGAGGTCTTCGACCGTGACGGCTCCGACGCCATGCGCTGGTTCCTCATGGCCTCGCCGATCCTCCGCGGCGGCAACCTCGTGGTCACGGAGCAGGGCATCCGCGACGGCGTCCGGCAGGTCCTCCTGCCGCTGTGGAACGTCTGGCACTTCTTCAGCCTGTACACGAACGCGGCTGCCGGCGGTGCGGGCTACGAGGCCAGGACCGTGACACCGGAGGCCGCGGCCCGGCTGGACGAGCCGATCGACCGCTACATCCTCGCGAACACCGGCAACCTCGTGCGCGAGATCACCGAGGCGTTGGACGCCTTCTCGATCAGTGACGCCTGCGAGTCCCTGCGCCGCTACCTGGACACGCTCACCAACTGGTACGTGCGCCGGAGCCGCCAGCGGTTCTTCGACGAGGACACGGACGCCTTCGACGTGCTCTACACGTGCCTCGAGGCCGTGTGCCGCGTCGCGGCGCCCCTGCTTCCCCTCGTGACGGAGGAGATCTGGCGCGGACTCACCGGCGGTCGGTCCGTGCACCTCACGGACTGGCCCGAGGCCGCGGCGTTCCCCGCCGCTCCCGACCTCGTGGAGCAGATGGACCGGACGCGTCAGGTGTGCTCCGTAGGCTCCAGCCTGCGCAAGGCTGCGAACCTCCGGGTGCGGTTGCCGCTGCGTGAGCTGACCGTCGTCGCTCCCGGTGCCGCCGCCCTCTCGGGCCAGTACTCCGCGATCATCGCGGACGAACTGAACCTGAAGGGCGTCCGCCTGGTCGACTCGGCCGACGCCGAACCGGCCGAGTTCGGGATCACGCAGCGCCTCGTGGTCAACGCCCGCGCGGCAGGGCCCCGCCTCGGCAGGAACGTGCAGGCGGCCATCAAGGCATCGAAGTCCGGGGACTGGTCCGTGGACGACGACGGCGGCGTCACCGCGGGCGGTCTCGGGCTCGAGCCGCACGAGTACACGCTCGACACCGTGGTGGAGGGCAACGGCGCCGCGTCGAAGGCCGTGACGGTCCTGCCCGGCGGCGGGTTCCTCGTCCTCGACACCGAGGTCACGGAGGAGCTGGCGGCGGAGGGCACGGCGCGCGACGCGATCCGCGCCGTCCAGCAGGCGCGCCGCGACGCCGACCTCGACATCAGCGACCGCATCACCACCACCATCGGTGTCGCGCCCGAGCAGGTCGCGGCGCTCGAGGCGAACGCCGACCTGATCCGGGCGGAGACCCTCACCGTGGAGCTCCGCATCACTGCTGCCGAGGACGCCGGCAGCGATTTCAGCATCACCGTCGGAAAGCGGGAACAGCAGCATGGATGA
- a CDS encoding cytochrome P450, translating into MTTPTFPTASALDTARLLLGVLLPTVAKGPIIRRPGAVGLSARLGLDTRAVRVLQAIHAKYPSGPLMLKLPIRKQAVVLAPEDVHTVLARSPEPFSPATTEKRAALSHFQPSNVLISQGPVRTVRRALQEQVLDTSHPVHHLADRFVPVVEEEMQHLLAEASSRGSLPWGDFLDAWYRVVRRVVFGDHARDDKELTEMVIRLRRDGNWAFLRPVRRRTRERFLARIGHELTHAEPGSLASVLAAAPKGDGAEPVEQVPQWLFAFDPAGMATFRALTVLATHPAAMAAAREEVHDDASGRRFLPYLRAAVLESLRLWPTTPMILRQTTAPVQWEQGRMPATCGVLIYSPYFHRDEHHVPGAHDFSPERWLTGEQDDWPLVPFSDGPVVCPGKQLVLLLTSAALASLVHGHDVSLEDGQALDPDRPLPGTLDNFSVRLRVVSRTDAHDTAPPA; encoded by the coding sequence ATGACGACCCCGACCTTCCCCACCGCCTCCGCACTGGACACCGCCCGGCTGCTGCTGGGAGTCCTCCTGCCGACCGTGGCGAAGGGCCCCATCATCCGGCGGCCCGGGGCGGTCGGGCTCTCCGCCCGCCTCGGCCTCGACACGAGGGCCGTCCGGGTCCTGCAGGCGATCCACGCGAAGTACCCTTCCGGCCCCCTGATGCTGAAACTCCCGATCCGGAAGCAGGCGGTGGTGCTGGCGCCCGAGGACGTCCACACCGTCCTGGCCCGGTCGCCCGAGCCGTTCTCGCCGGCGACCACGGAGAAGCGCGCCGCCCTGTCCCACTTCCAGCCCTCCAACGTCCTGATCTCCCAGGGGCCCGTCCGCACGGTCCGACGCGCCCTGCAGGAGCAGGTCCTCGACACCAGCCATCCGGTACACCACCTCGCCGATCGATTCGTCCCCGTGGTGGAGGAGGAGATGCAGCACCTGCTGGCGGAAGCCTCGTCCCGCGGTTCCCTGCCCTGGGGCGATTTCCTGGACGCGTGGTACCGCGTGGTCCGCCGGGTGGTCTTCGGGGATCACGCGCGGGACGACAAGGAACTCACCGAGATGGTGATCCGGCTGCGCAGGGACGGCAACTGGGCGTTCCTGAGACCGGTGCGCAGGAGGACGCGCGAGCGGTTCCTGGCCCGGATCGGTCACGAGCTCACCCATGCCGAGCCCGGGAGCCTTGCGTCGGTGCTGGCCGCCGCCCCGAAAGGCGACGGCGCCGAGCCCGTGGAGCAGGTCCCCCAGTGGCTCTTCGCCTTCGACCCGGCCGGGATGGCGACGTTCCGGGCGTTGACGGTCCTCGCCACGCATCCGGCGGCGATGGCGGCCGCCCGGGAGGAGGTGCACGACGACGCGTCGGGCCGCCGGTTCCTCCCCTACCTGCGAGCCGCTGTCCTCGAGTCACTGCGGCTCTGGCCGACCACCCCGATGATCCTGCGGCAGACGACCGCGCCCGTGCAGTGGGAGCAGGGTCGGATGCCCGCGACGTGTGGCGTGCTGATCTACTCGCCGTACTTCCACCGGGACGAGCACCACGTCCCTGGTGCCCACGATTTCTCGCCGGAACGCTGGCTGACCGGCGAGCAGGACGACTGGCCTCTCGTGCCGTTCAGCGACGGGCCGGTGGTGTGCCCGGGGAAGCAACTGGTACTCCTCCTGACGAGCGCCGCGCTGGCCTCGCTGGTGCACGGGCACGACGTCAGCCTGGAGGACGGCCAGGCCCTCGATCCGGACCGCCCCCTGCCCGGCACCCTGGACAACTTCTCGGTGCGCCTGCGCGTCGTGTCGCGGACGGACGCCCACGACACGGCTCCTCCCGCCTGA
- a CDS encoding oxidoreductase, whose translation MTGRKAGVRAASGVTHRRHSTARDGYSGPMTQTSPAPLGAPADPAPSALRAIVTGASSGIGAATVRALRRDGWDVVAAARRVDRLEALAAETGATALALDVTDQASVDAFTAEVTAGGPVHALVNNAGGAFGADPVGHSVTEDWQRMYDVNVLGSMRMTRALLPALRDGGQGSVLFLTSTAALAAYEGGAGYCGVKAAQESMARSLRLEEAGNNIRVIEVSPGMVRTEEFSLNRLGGDQGAADKVYEGVEHPLTAEDVADAVAFTLNAPHHMNIDQLVLRPLAQAANHKVLRSTS comes from the coding sequence TTGACTGGGCGGAAGGCGGGGGTCCGTGCCGCGTCCGGGGTAACCCACCGGAGGCACAGCACCGCCCGTGATGGCTACAGTGGCCCCATGACCCAGACATCCCCGGCGCCCCTCGGCGCGCCTGCCGACCCAGCCCCCTCTGCCCTGCGCGCCATCGTCACCGGAGCCAGTTCCGGCATCGGCGCGGCGACCGTGCGCGCCCTCCGCCGGGACGGCTGGGACGTCGTCGCGGCAGCCCGCCGCGTGGACCGGCTCGAGGCCCTCGCGGCGGAGACCGGCGCCACGGCCCTCGCCCTGGACGTCACGGACCAGGCGTCCGTCGATGCCTTCACGGCCGAAGTCACCGCGGGCGGTCCCGTCCACGCGCTCGTCAACAATGCCGGCGGAGCATTCGGGGCCGACCCCGTGGGGCACTCCGTCACCGAGGACTGGCAGCGGATGTACGACGTCAACGTGCTCGGGTCGATGCGCATGACCCGCGCGCTGCTGCCGGCACTGCGCGACGGCGGCCAGGGCAGCGTCCTGTTCCTGACGTCCACTGCCGCGCTCGCGGCCTACGAGGGGGGAGCCGGGTACTGCGGTGTGAAGGCCGCCCAGGAGTCGATGGCGCGTTCGCTGCGGCTGGAGGAGGCCGGGAACAACATCCGTGTCATCGAGGTGTCCCCGGGCATGGTGCGCACGGAGGAGTTCTCGCTCAACCGCCTCGGCGGGGACCAGGGTGCCGCGGACAAGGTCTACGAGGGCGTGGAGCACCCGTTGACGGCCGAGGACGTCGCCGATGCCGTGGCCTTCACCCTCAACGCGCCCCATCACATGAACATCGACCAGCTCGTCCTGCGCCCGCTGGCGCAGGCGGCGAACCACAAGGTGCTCCGTTCGACGTCCTGA
- the valS gene encoding valine--tRNA ligase, with amino-acid sequence MADTTQGTDTPSPQTVSVPDKPALEGLEERLSRQWREDGTYTFDRDTTREQVYSIDTPPPTASGSLHVGHMFSYTQTDVMARFQRMRGANVFYPMGWDDNGLPTERRVQNYYGVRCDPSVAYDPAYRPPAEPAKNQRDFDAVSRRTFIELCEELAVEDEKVFENLFSTLGLSVDWDLTYRTIDDTSRAVSQRAFLENLQAGDAYLAEAPTLWDVTFRTAVAQAELEDREQPGAYHRIAFATPDGGQIHIETTRPELLPACVALVAHPDDERYQALFGTTVTSPLFDVEVEIKAHPLAKPDKGSGIAMICTFGDLTDVTWWRELQLPTRAVVGRDGRIRSETPEWIETERARESYAQLAGKTIFSAKEAVVALLRESGDLDGEPKKIVHPVNFYEKGDKPLEVVTSRQWYIRNGGRDAGKRDALIERGREIDFHPAFMRSRYENWIEGLNGDWLVSRQRFFGVPVPVWYRLDADGEPEYDDPVLPAPESLPVDPAADPAPGFEESARNQPGGFMGDNDVLDTWATSSLTPQIVGGWARDEDLFGKVFPFDLRPQGHDIIRTWLFSTAVRADALQDSVPWKHAALSGWILDPDRKKMSKSKGNVVVPTDVLEQFGADAVRYWAASAKLGADTAYEVNQMKIGRRLAIKLLNASKFVLNLGVTEGSVGEGAVGRVSNALDLSLLAQLRTVTDQATAAFEKYDYARALQLTESFFWTFTDDYVELVKDRAYGDAADAGTQSVQTALATTLDALLRLFAPFLPFATEEVWSWWRQGSVHRAAWPSADALAGLPDTADAGVLTSVALALGGIRKAKSEAKVKQRTEVETAVVTAPSAQVEQVRAGLSDLLAAGNARDLRFAEGDGTLAVSDVELVAQPAE; translated from the coding sequence ATGGCCGACACGACCCAGGGCACAGACACGCCCTCACCCCAGACCGTTTCCGTTCCCGACAAACCCGCACTGGAGGGACTCGAGGAGAGGCTCTCCCGCCAGTGGCGCGAGGACGGCACCTACACCTTCGATCGCGACACGACGCGTGAGCAGGTGTACTCGATCGACACTCCCCCGCCCACGGCGTCTGGATCGCTCCACGTCGGTCACATGTTCTCCTACACGCAGACCGACGTGATGGCCCGCTTCCAGCGCATGCGGGGCGCCAACGTCTTCTACCCCATGGGCTGGGACGACAACGGCCTGCCGACCGAGCGCCGCGTGCAGAACTACTACGGCGTGCGCTGCGATCCCTCGGTCGCCTACGACCCCGCCTACCGGCCGCCCGCCGAGCCGGCCAAGAACCAGCGCGACTTCGACGCGGTGTCGCGCCGCACCTTCATCGAGCTCTGCGAGGAGCTCGCGGTCGAGGACGAGAAGGTCTTCGAGAACCTGTTCAGCACGCTCGGCCTCTCGGTCGACTGGGATCTGACCTACCGGACCATCGACGACACCTCGCGGGCCGTCTCCCAGCGTGCCTTCCTCGAGAACCTGCAGGCCGGTGACGCCTACCTCGCGGAGGCGCCCACCCTGTGGGACGTGACCTTCCGGACCGCCGTCGCGCAGGCCGAGCTCGAGGACCGCGAGCAGCCCGGCGCCTACCACCGGATCGCCTTCGCCACGCCCGACGGTGGACAGATCCACATCGAGACCACGCGGCCCGAGCTCCTGCCGGCATGCGTCGCCCTCGTCGCGCACCCCGACGACGAGCGCTACCAGGCCCTGTTCGGCACCACCGTCACCTCCCCGCTGTTCGACGTCGAGGTCGAGATCAAGGCCCACCCCCTCGCCAAGCCCGACAAGGGCAGCGGCATCGCCATGATCTGCACCTTCGGCGACCTGACCGACGTGACGTGGTGGCGCGAGCTGCAGCTGCCGACCCGTGCAGTCGTCGGTCGCGACGGGCGCATCCGCTCGGAGACCCCCGAGTGGATCGAGACCGAGCGAGCCCGCGAGAGCTATGCGCAGCTGGCCGGCAAGACGATCTTCAGCGCCAAGGAGGCCGTCGTCGCACTGCTCCGCGAGAGCGGTGACCTCGACGGCGAACCGAAGAAGATCGTGCACCCGGTGAACTTCTACGAGAAGGGCGACAAGCCCCTGGAAGTGGTGACCAGCCGCCAGTGGTACATCCGCAACGGCGGACGCGACGCCGGTAAGCGGGACGCGCTGATCGAGCGCGGCCGCGAGATCGACTTCCACCCGGCCTTCATGCGCTCGCGCTACGAGAACTGGATCGAGGGCCTGAACGGCGACTGGCTGGTCTCCCGGCAGCGATTCTTCGGAGTGCCCGTACCCGTCTGGTACCGCCTGGACGCCGACGGCGAGCCCGAGTACGACGATCCCGTCCTCCCCGCGCCCGAGTCCCTCCCGGTCGATCCGGCGGCAGACCCCGCCCCGGGCTTCGAGGAATCGGCGCGCAACCAGCCGGGCGGATTCATGGGCGACAACGACGTGCTGGACACCTGGGCGACCTCGTCCCTCACACCGCAGATCGTCGGCGGCTGGGCCCGCGACGAGGACCTGTTCGGCAAGGTCTTCCCGTTCGACCTCCGCCCGCAGGGGCACGACATCATCCGGACCTGGCTGTTCTCGACAGCGGTCCGCGCCGACGCGCTGCAGGACTCGGTGCCGTGGAAGCACGCGGCACTCTCGGGCTGGATCCTCGATCCCGACCGGAAGAAGATGTCCAAGTCCAAGGGCAACGTCGTGGTGCCCACGGACGTCCTCGAGCAGTTCGGTGCCGACGCCGTACGCTACTGGGCGGCATCCGCGAAGCTCGGCGCGGACACCGCGTACGAGGTGAACCAGATGAAGATCGGCCGGCGTCTCGCGATCAAGCTGCTCAACGCCTCCAAGTTCGTCCTGAACCTCGGCGTCACCGAGGGGTCGGTGGGCGAGGGCGCGGTCGGACGGGTCTCCAACGCCCTGGACCTGTCCCTGCTGGCACAGCTGCGGACCGTGACCGACCAGGCGACCGCGGCATTCGAGAAGTACGACTACGCCCGGGCGCTCCAGCTCACCGAGTCCTTCTTCTGGACCTTCACCGACGACTACGTGGAACTGGTCAAGGACCGCGCCTACGGGGACGCCGCGGACGCAGGCACGCAGTCCGTCCAGACAGCGCTGGCCACGACGCTCGATGCCCTGCTGCGACTGTTCGCGCCGTTCCTGCCGTTCGCCACCGAGGAGGTCTGGAGCTGGTGGCGTCAGGGCTCCGTCCACCGGGCGGCCTGGCCGAGCGCGGATGCGCTCGCCGGACTGCCGGACACCGCCGACGCCGGTGTCCTCACCTCCGTCGCACTGGCCCTCGGCGGCATCCGCAAGGCCAAGTCCGAAGCGAAGGTCAAGCAGCGTACGGAGGTGGAGACCGCCGTCGTGACGGCGCCGTCGGCACAGGTGGAGCAGGTCCGGGCCGGGCTCTCCGACCTCCTCGCCGCGGGCAACGCCAGGGATCTCCGCTTCGCGGAGGGCGACGGCACCCTGGCCGTCTCCGACGTCGAGCTGGTCGCCCAGCCCGCCGAATAG
- a CDS encoding DSBA oxidoreductase, whose protein sequence is MSESTTVEKADFWFDPLCPFAWITSRWIGEVEQVRDISVDWHVMSLSVLNEGRDLPEEYQAMMLQGWGPVRVIIAAADLHGDEYIKKLYDAMGTRIHIGQDKDFERVIRESLEEVGLPGDLARSAATDEYDEKLRASHKDGIDRVGDEVGTPVVAFNGTAFFGPVLTRIPRGEEAGRIFDGAVLMSEFPEFFELKRSRTERPKFD, encoded by the coding sequence ATGAGCGAGTCCACGACCGTCGAGAAGGCCGATTTCTGGTTCGACCCCCTGTGCCCGTTCGCCTGGATCACGTCGCGCTGGATCGGCGAGGTGGAGCAGGTCCGCGACATCTCCGTCGACTGGCACGTCATGAGCCTGTCCGTCCTCAACGAGGGACGTGACCTGCCGGAGGAATACCAGGCCATGATGCTGCAGGGCTGGGGTCCGGTCCGGGTCATCATCGCCGCAGCGGACCTGCACGGGGACGAGTACATCAAGAAGCTGTACGACGCGATGGGTACCCGCATCCACATCGGGCAGGACAAGGATTTCGAGCGGGTCATCCGCGAGTCCCTCGAGGAGGTGGGCCTGCCCGGGGACCTGGCCCGGTCCGCCGCCACCGACGAGTACGACGAGAAGCTCCGGGCGTCCCACAAGGACGGCATCGATCGTGTCGGCGACGAGGTCGGCACCCCGGTCGTCGCCTTCAACGGCACGGCGTTCTTCGGTCCCGTCCTCACGAGGATCCCGCGCGGCGAGGAAGCCGGCCGCATCTTCGACGGCGCCGTGCTGATGTCGGAGTTCCCGGAGTTCTTCGAGCTGAAGCGGTCCCGCACCGAGCGCCCGAAATTCGACTAG